In a genomic window of Pseudoglutamicibacter albus:
- a CDS encoding variant leucine-rich repeat-containing protein, producing the protein MNTSDYSSMTEEDVRNNPQLDQTTLMNVAQSRPDLRAAVRQHPNCYPGLAEWIDSQSAGGQQPQQNQYQYQYGQQQPQQSQPAQGYAAQGYGAQGNGAQGYGAQNPSQQSGYNAGYGQQAQQYGQPQQYGQPQSQQYGQNQYGQNQYGQPQQNQYQQGQYQQYPAQQQSGYNPGYGQQAQQYGQPQQYGQTQSQQSGQNQYGQPQYGQPRPGVVLPKEWTGWLPVIIAGLAVLAFIAIFLPAVSAKSRFGSHTGSLLDAPAGVKVLAIISMILVIAAAAVPAVAFFVRRKPLPLIYPIAGIAAGALGVITYIVMFIQVGAEANKARKQLEEYGYSLEDTGTSVGPAFGTFFGLVVFGLLLAAGVVALLMELKGKGISANLQPAFTGGSNGAGWNQQPYQNNQYGGYAQQSQHPQQGQHGQQQQQQHTGEQQSGQQQSDQSQDDQQQGEPQRGGQAQGVQQQDSGQAQGQRAAWQSPDQQPQNVEAKLPDSEESAQSEAKVSETAVSEPVASEPESVATGEPVSETPEEVSEAPTQAADAEPVDEPVVAPVEEPVVAPAEEPAKEESQEAPTEASGETVPAGASAVELQQLAATKPQLWEQIRQHPNCYPALAEWIKQAQSTN; encoded by the coding sequence ATGAACACCTCCGATTACTCCTCAATGACTGAGGAAGACGTCAGAAATAATCCCCAACTGGATCAGACTACGCTGATGAATGTGGCGCAGTCGCGCCCGGATCTGCGCGCGGCGGTGCGCCAGCACCCTAACTGCTATCCAGGCCTCGCGGAATGGATCGATAGCCAGTCAGCTGGCGGGCAGCAGCCACAGCAGAACCAGTACCAGTACCAGTACGGTCAGCAGCAGCCGCAACAGAGCCAGCCTGCGCAAGGCTATGCGGCCCAGGGTTATGGAGCGCAGGGCAACGGGGCTCAGGGTTATGGGGCTCAGAATCCGTCGCAGCAGTCGGGGTATAACGCCGGCTATGGTCAGCAGGCTCAGCAGTACGGTCAGCCACAGCAGTATGGGCAGCCTCAATCGCAGCAGTACGGGCAGAACCAGTACGGCCAGAATCAGTATGGTCAGCCGCAGCAGAATCAGTACCAGCAGGGTCAGTACCAGCAGTATCCGGCGCAGCAGCAGTCGGGCTACAACCCTGGCTATGGTCAGCAGGCTCAGCAGTACGGTCAGCCACAGCAGTATGGACAGACTCAGTCCCAGCAGTCCGGGCAGAACCAGTACGGCCAGCCACAGTATGGGCAGCCACGTCCGGGCGTTGTGCTTCCGAAGGAGTGGACAGGGTGGCTTCCTGTCATCATCGCGGGCTTGGCTGTTCTTGCTTTCATTGCGATCTTCTTGCCGGCTGTCAGCGCGAAGAGTAGGTTCGGTAGCCACACCGGTTCGCTTCTTGATGCCCCGGCCGGCGTCAAGGTGCTTGCGATCATTTCGATGATCTTGGTGATCGCGGCCGCAGCTGTGCCGGCCGTGGCGTTCTTTGTCCGAAGGAAACCGCTGCCATTGATCTATCCGATTGCGGGGATCGCGGCAGGCGCTTTGGGCGTCATCACCTACATCGTCATGTTCATCCAGGTCGGCGCCGAGGCGAACAAAGCGCGTAAGCAGCTTGAAGAGTATGGCTATTCCCTGGAGGACACGGGCACTTCGGTAGGCCCAGCGTTCGGCACGTTCTTCGGTCTGGTTGTTTTCGGCCTACTCCTTGCGGCGGGTGTTGTTGCGCTTCTCATGGAGCTGAAGGGTAAGGGCATCAGCGCGAATCTGCAGCCAGCTTTCACAGGCGGCTCGAACGGGGCAGGCTGGAATCAGCAGCCGTACCAGAACAACCAGTACGGTGGCTACGCCCAGCAGTCGCAGCACCCACAGCAGGGCCAGCACGGTCAGCAACAGCAGCAGCAACATACTGGCGAACAGCAGTCTGGCCAACAACAGTCAGACCAGTCGCAGGATGATCAGCAACAGGGCGAGCCGCAGCGGGGTGGACAGGCACAGGGAGTCCAGCAGCAGGACAGTGGCCAAGCGCAGGGTCAGCGGGCGGCTTGGCAGTCGCCGGACCAGCAGCCTCAGAACGTCGAGGCCAAGCTTCCGGACTCTGAAGAGTCTGCTCAGAGTGAGGCGAAGGTTTCGGAGACCGCGGTTTCGGAGCCGGTTGCGTCCGAGCCTGAATCTGTTGCTACTGGCGAGCCGGTATCCGAGACACCTGAAGAGGTTAGCGAGGCGCCAACGCAGGCTGCAGATGCTGAGCCTGTCGATGAACCAGTTGTAGCCCCGGTTGAGGAACCAGTTGTAGCGCCGGCTGAGGAGCCTGCCAAGGAAGAGAGCCAGGAGGCGCCGACTGAGGCCTCGGGTGAGACGGTGCCGGCGGGGGCGTCGGCAGTTGAGCTGCAGCAACTTGCCGCGACTAAGCCTCAATTGTGGGAGCAGATCCGTCAGCACCCTAACTGCTATCCAGCGTTGGCGGAGTGGATTAAGCAGGCACAGAGCACAAACTGA
- a CDS encoding variant leucine-rich repeat-containing protein — protein sequence MSTPDFSSMTEADVRDNPQLDQHTLMNLAQSRPDLRAVVRQHPNCYQGLAEWIDAQSGGGHQPQQYAPTQYGQPGADVVLPKGWSEWLPVIIAGLAVLGLVALFLPLVSVRVDIHSSSVGFFAGGNLIKEAKLVPHEATILAIISMVLVIVSAAVSVAAFFARRRALLSTYPIVGIVAGAMGLTAYIVGIAGVNGKLSEIRRFAEALGASWETEDTMIGLGFGSFFGLVVFGLLLVVSVLVLIMELKGRDLRANIRPAVFVPGSAAQELPAEAAGQTVPAGAKRGAVAMPFMVAGLAALAFATVFIPAYVLNIEGHGGPAFVWRLEDPVLILAVISMALSLVSATLSAIAIFIRLKPLQVTGAMSGAIAGVAGVATYIVFFPHLAMMNDRLKDLEYSKYSFAAAPGAFIGLTVFSILLIGGSIAAVHAFRSRGRSEGIG from the coding sequence ATGAGCACCCCTGATTTTTCTTCAATGACTGAGGCAGACGTTCGTGACAATCCTCAGTTGGATCAACATACGTTGATGAATCTGGCGCAGTCGCGTCCCGATCTGCGGGCGGTAGTGCGTCAGCATCCCAACTGTTATCAGGGACTCGCGGAATGGATCGACGCCCAATCAGGCGGTGGGCACCAGCCACAGCAGTATGCCCCGACGCAGTACGGTCAGCCTGGTGCGGACGTTGTGCTTCCGAAGGGATGGTCGGAGTGGCTTCCGGTAATCATTGCAGGCCTAGCTGTTCTCGGTCTCGTTGCATTGTTTTTGCCCTTGGTGAGCGTACGGGTTGATATCCACTCAAGTTCTGTCGGTTTCTTCGCGGGGGGCAATTTAATTAAGGAAGCTAAATTAGTTCCGCATGAGGCGACGATACTTGCGATCATCTCTATGGTCCTGGTGATCGTTTCCGCGGCTGTGTCGGTCGCGGCATTCTTCGCTCGTAGAAGAGCGTTGTTATCGACCTACCCGATTGTGGGGATCGTGGCGGGCGCTATGGGCCTCACCGCGTACATCGTGGGGATTGCTGGAGTGAACGGCAAGCTCAGCGAAATACGCAGATTTGCTGAAGCACTTGGAGCATCCTGGGAAACTGAAGACACCATGATTGGTCTAGGCTTCGGTTCATTCTTTGGCCTGGTTGTGTTTGGCCTGCTCCTGGTGGTGAGCGTTCTCGTACTTATTATGGAGCTGAAAGGCCGGGATCTCAGAGCGAATATTCGGCCAGCTGTGTTCGTGCCGGGGTCGGCAGCTCAAGAATTACCAGCTGAGGCAGCGGGTCAGACGGTGCCTGCTGGGGCGAAGCGAGGGGCTGTAGCGATGCCGTTCATGGTGGCCGGTCTCGCCGCCCTGGCATTCGCGACCGTGTTCATTCCAGCTTATGTTCTTAACATCGAGGGCCACGGAGGGCCTGCCTTTGTGTGGAGGCTTGAGGATCCGGTCTTGATCCTGGCGGTCATTTCTATGGCTCTGTCGCTTGTTTCAGCAACCCTTTCCGCCATAGCAATATTTATTCGCTTGAAGCCGCTCCAGGTGACCGGCGCAATGAGTGGGGCTATTGCCGGGGTTGCAGGTGTCGCAACTTATATTGTGTTTTTCCCTCATCTGGCGATGATGAACGATAGGTTGAAAGATCTCGAATATTCCAAGTATTCATTTGCTGCTGCCCCTGGCGCTTTCATCGGCCTGACCGTTTTTTCCATCTTGCTTATAGGCGGAAGCATCGCTGCTGTTCATGCATTCAGGAGTCGTGGTCGTTCGGAGGGGATTGGCTAG
- a CDS encoding FAD-dependent monooxygenase yields the protein MQFHHNGYVTGDPLIKEAAGVGIDRSEDLPEVMDVLIVGEGPAGMTTAAQLSVFPQLEVRLIERREHELQVGQADGIQARSVETFQAFGFANRVIDEAYHLREMAFWKPDPENPKNIVRAALAPDDPHGVSEFPHLIINQARIMQYFGEFMRNQPSRMKPNYGIEYVSHERDDSQEYPLLVNLRYTFGEKAGEEFSVRTKYLVGADGARSQIRRDIGATRVGQQAAHAWGVVDSIVETDFPDWRTKCAIQSHDGGSILHIPREGGAMSRMYVDLGETAADDDGKVRQTPLDEIVRHANEILHPYTVEVKDVAWWSVYEVGHRVTDRFDDVPVEEAGNKMPRVFILGDACHTHSAKAGQGMNVSMQDAFNLGWKLAHALLGTAPLEILSTYTGERQVIAQNLIDFDMEWSSMMARKPEEFENPSDLEDFYVRTAEFPAGFMTEYEPSMVCGDTKHQELAAGFPVGKRFKSAWATRRCDGVRLHLGHLAEADGRWRIYVFADGAHPTEHSAVDDLAAWLKDDEASPLVGGELGGRPRHEWFDVKVIYQQSHEEFEVFDAPEVFRPRYGDFGIMQWENVFASALGSADRERQEMNPVALSRDIYDARELSRDGVIVVVRPDQYVAQVLPLDATDELSEFFKGVLSES from the coding sequence ATGCAGTTTCACCACAACGGCTATGTGACCGGAGACCCCCTCATCAAGGAAGCCGCAGGAGTCGGCATCGACCGTAGTGAAGACCTGCCGGAGGTTATGGACGTACTGATCGTGGGCGAAGGTCCCGCCGGTATGACTACCGCAGCGCAACTCTCGGTCTTCCCGCAGCTCGAGGTGCGCCTCATCGAACGCCGCGAACACGAACTCCAGGTCGGCCAGGCAGACGGCATCCAGGCCCGCTCCGTCGAAACCTTCCAAGCCTTCGGGTTCGCAAACCGTGTGATCGATGAGGCCTACCATCTCCGCGAAATGGCGTTCTGGAAGCCAGACCCAGAAAACCCAAAGAACATCGTCCGCGCGGCACTCGCCCCGGATGACCCGCACGGTGTCTCCGAATTCCCGCACCTGATCATCAACCAGGCCCGCATCATGCAGTACTTCGGTGAGTTCATGCGTAACCAGCCTTCCCGCATGAAACCGAACTACGGCATCGAATACGTCTCCCACGAACGCGACGACTCCCAGGAATACCCGCTGCTCGTCAACCTGCGTTACACCTTCGGTGAGAAGGCCGGCGAAGAGTTCTCGGTCCGCACCAAGTACCTCGTCGGCGCTGACGGTGCGCGTTCACAGATCCGCCGCGACATCGGCGCAACCCGCGTAGGCCAACAAGCCGCACACGCGTGGGGAGTCGTGGACTCCATCGTCGAAACCGACTTCCCAGACTGGCGCACCAAGTGCGCGATCCAGTCCCATGACGGCGGCTCGATCCTCCACATTCCACGCGAAGGTGGCGCGATGTCGCGCATGTACGTCGACCTCGGCGAAACCGCCGCAGATGACGACGGCAAGGTTCGCCAGACCCCGCTCGATGAGATCGTGCGTCACGCCAACGAGATCCTCCACCCGTACACGGTTGAGGTGAAAGACGTCGCATGGTGGTCGGTTTATGAGGTCGGCCACCGCGTCACCGACCGCTTCGATGACGTCCCAGTGGAAGAAGCCGGGAACAAGATGCCGCGCGTATTCATCCTCGGTGACGCATGCCACACCCACTCCGCTAAAGCCGGTCAGGGCATGAACGTCTCGATGCAGGACGCATTCAACCTCGGTTGGAAGCTCGCGCACGCCCTGCTCGGTACCGCTCCGTTGGAGATCCTCTCGACCTACACGGGCGAGCGTCAGGTGATCGCGCAGAACCTCATCGACTTCGACATGGAATGGTCCTCGATGATGGCGCGTAAGCCAGAGGAGTTCGAAAACCCGAGCGACCTCGAGGACTTCTACGTCCGTACCGCCGAGTTCCCGGCAGGTTTCATGACCGAATACGAGCCGTCCATGGTGTGCGGTGACACCAAACACCAAGAGCTCGCTGCCGGTTTCCCGGTCGGTAAGCGCTTCAAGTCGGCGTGGGCTACCCGCCGTTGTGACGGAGTCCGTTTGCATCTGGGCCACCTTGCAGAAGCCGATGGCCGCTGGCGTATCTATGTGTTCGCTGACGGTGCGCACCCAACCGAGCACTCCGCGGTGGATGATCTCGCAGCATGGCTCAAAGACGACGAGGCATCGCCGCTGGTTGGCGGCGAGCTGGGCGGCCGCCCACGTCACGAATGGTTCGACGTCAAGGTGATCTACCAGCAGTCCCACGAGGAGTTCGAGGTCTTCGACGCACCAGAGGTGTTCCGTCCACGCTACGGCGACTTCGGCATCATGCAGTGGGAGAACGTCTTCGCCTCGGCTCTTGGTTCGGCTGACCGTGAACGTCAGGAAATGAACCCTGTTGCTTTGAGCCGCGACATCTACGATGCGCGCGAGCTTTCGCGTGACGGCGTGATTGTTGTTGTGCGCCCTGACCAGTACGTTGCCCAGGTCCTGCCGCTGGATGCCACGGATGAGCTGAGCGAGTTTTTCAAGGGCGTCCTCTCGGAGTCCTAA
- a CDS encoding IclR family transcriptional regulator, whose amino-acid sequence MTVDSEGRAGASAAGSQTLSRGLSLLEAIAEYEQGLTIPQLCERVGLHRSIVYRLLRTLEAHNMVVRGADGVVTLGPNLLVLARSVSRDVQAAALPELTRLSQGLQMTAFIAVLTQDQVVTLVSVEPKVDGATLVQRPGSAHPLDAGAPGAAIRAQLGTAELAARGLAHPELLGDAAAPYTKSRSQVLTGVSSIAVPLRVPGYAAASLAVVFVGSEDDAGVASALHLSASVIEAELL is encoded by the coding sequence GTGACGGTTGATTCTGAGGGCCGTGCGGGGGCGTCTGCGGCGGGTTCGCAGACGCTCTCGCGCGGCCTGAGTTTGTTGGAGGCCATCGCTGAGTATGAGCAGGGCCTCACGATCCCGCAATTGTGTGAACGGGTCGGTTTGCACCGTTCGATCGTCTACCGGTTGCTGCGTACGCTAGAGGCGCACAACATGGTGGTGCGGGGCGCCGATGGTGTTGTGACGTTGGGCCCTAACTTATTGGTTTTGGCGCGTTCAGTGAGCCGTGATGTTCAGGCTGCCGCGTTGCCGGAGCTAACGAGGTTGTCTCAAGGTCTGCAGATGACGGCGTTCATTGCTGTTTTGACGCAGGATCAAGTGGTGACATTGGTTTCGGTTGAGCCGAAGGTCGATGGTGCCACGCTGGTTCAACGTCCGGGTTCCGCCCATCCGTTGGACGCTGGCGCCCCGGGGGCCGCCATCCGGGCGCAGCTGGGGACTGCGGAGTTGGCGGCGCGTGGTTTAGCGCATCCGGAGTTGCTTGGGGATGCCGCCGCACCGTATACCAAGAGCCGTTCGCAGGTTTTGACTGGCGTGAGTTCGATCGCGGTCCCGTTGCGGGTCCCGGGCTATGCGGCGGCGTCGCTCGCGGTGGTGTTTGTGGGTAGTGAGGACGATGCGGGGGTCGCTTCCGCGTTGCACCTGTCGGCTTCGGTGATTGAGGCTGAGCTGTTGTAG
- the folE gene encoding GTP cyclohydrolase I FolE yields MSNVDSNGFGVTGKSPDAAPGDAGLGGTVAGDVELGEVEQGWTEQGRVDQARIERAVREILLAVGEDPDRDGLVDTPARVARAYAEVFSGLHMDPADVLSASFDIDHSEMVLVKDIPFYSTCEHHLVPFHGRAHIGYIPGVSGKVTGLSKLARLVDLFARRPQVQERLTTQIVEALEDHLQPRGAIVVIEAEHLCMSMRGVRKPGSTTTTSAVRGQLRESATRAEAMGLIMGHGR; encoded by the coding sequence ATGTCGAACGTGGACTCTAATGGTTTTGGTGTGACGGGCAAGAGCCCTGACGCTGCACCCGGTGACGCTGGGCTCGGCGGCACTGTTGCTGGTGACGTTGAGCTTGGCGAGGTTGAGCAGGGTTGGACGGAGCAGGGTCGTGTTGATCAGGCTCGGATTGAGCGTGCTGTCCGCGAGATCCTGTTGGCGGTCGGTGAGGATCCGGACCGGGATGGTTTGGTGGATACGCCGGCGCGTGTGGCCCGAGCGTATGCCGAGGTTTTCTCGGGCCTGCATATGGATCCGGCTGACGTGTTGTCTGCGTCCTTCGATATTGATCATTCGGAGATGGTCTTGGTCAAGGACATCCCGTTCTATTCAACGTGTGAGCATCACCTAGTTCCGTTTCATGGGCGGGCTCATATCGGTTATATCCCGGGTGTTTCAGGCAAGGTCACGGGGTTGTCGAAGCTGGCCCGGCTGGTTGATCTATTTGCTCGGCGTCCGCAGGTTCAGGAGCGTTTGACTACGCAGATTGTGGAGGCATTGGAGGATCATCTGCAGCCGCGTGGGGCGATTGTGGTGATTGAGGCGGAGCATTTGTGTATGTCGATGCGGGGCGTTCGTAAGCCTGGGTCGACGACCACGACTTCGGCTGTGCGTGGTCAGTTGCGTGAGTCGGCTACGCGTGCTGAGGCGATGGGCCTGATTATGGGGCATGGCCGGTAG
- the folP gene encoding dihydropteroate synthase, with amino-acid sequence MFNLAATPGTGPNTSALAVIRAKSREDAWADLPRDRCLVMGILNVTEDSFSDGGRFLNVDAAIAHGLEMMRAGADIIDVGGESTRPGADFVDPEVEAARVVPVVKGLVAAGAVVSVDTTHASTAREVWEAGAHLINDVSGQTFEPDMAQVVAELGARVVLTHRRGDQKTMVDHAEYGDVVAEVVSELVEVRDQFVAAGVARENIILDPGVGFAKNAEHDWAVLNATDRFVALGHDVLIGTSRKRFLGRLLEERKRPHEVADRDAATHATSTLAAAEGAWAVRVHDVAGTRDAVEVARAWVNPAEAVKA; translated from the coding sequence ATGTTCAACCTCGCTGCAACCCCTGGTACTGGCCCTAATACGTCTGCTTTGGCTGTGATTCGTGCGAAGTCGCGTGAGGATGCGTGGGCTGATTTGCCGCGTGATCGTTGCTTGGTGATGGGTATTTTGAATGTCACTGAGGATTCGTTTTCGGATGGCGGCCGTTTCCTGAATGTTGATGCGGCGATTGCGCATGGTCTTGAGATGATGCGTGCCGGCGCTGACATTATTGATGTTGGTGGTGAGTCGACGCGTCCGGGCGCTGATTTTGTGGATCCTGAGGTTGAGGCTGCTCGGGTTGTGCCTGTTGTGAAGGGCCTGGTTGCTGCGGGCGCTGTGGTTTCGGTTGATACGACGCATGCTTCGACTGCGCGTGAGGTGTGGGAAGCTGGCGCGCATCTGATTAATGATGTTTCTGGTCAGACGTTTGAACCGGATATGGCTCAGGTTGTTGCCGAGTTGGGTGCTCGGGTTGTGCTGACGCATCGCCGTGGGGATCAGAAGACGATGGTGGATCACGCTGAGTATGGCGATGTTGTGGCTGAGGTTGTTTCGGAACTGGTCGAGGTGCGGGATCAGTTTGTTGCCGCGGGTGTGGCGCGGGAGAACATTATTTTGGATCCGGGCGTGGGTTTCGCTAAGAACGCCGAGCATGATTGGGCTGTTTTGAATGCGACGGATCGTTTTGTGGCGTTGGGTCATGACGTTTTGATTGGTACGTCGCGTAAGCGTTTCTTGGGGCGGTTGCTGGAGGAGCGTAAGCGCCCGCATGAGGTTGCTGACCGTGACGCGGCAACGCATGCGACGAGCACTTTGGCTGCCGCCGAGGGTGCGTGGGCTGTGCGTGTTCATGATGTTGCCGGTACCCGCGATGCGGTTGAGGTTGCGCGTGCGTGGGTGAACCCTGCTGAGGCGGTTAAGGCGTGA
- the folB gene encoding dihydroneopterin aldolase: protein MRPFQWDGHDVITINGISATGFHGVFDHEKREGQRFVVDVKVATSFRVSAASDDVSDTLDYGSMGQAVVDEVQGGPYNLIEKLASVIVDRLMRDFSPLAVQVTVHKPEAPIPVPFGDVAVTMSRSRS, encoded by the coding sequence GTGAGGCCTTTCCAGTGGGATGGTCATGACGTCATCACGATCAACGGAATTTCTGCGACGGGTTTTCATGGTGTTTTTGATCATGAGAAGCGTGAGGGCCAGAGGTTCGTTGTCGATGTGAAGGTTGCGACGTCCTTCCGGGTCTCGGCCGCATCGGATGATGTTTCGGACACCCTGGATTATGGGTCGATGGGCCAAGCCGTTGTCGATGAGGTTCAGGGCGGGCCATACAACTTGATTGAGAAGCTGGCTTCGGTGATTGTTGACCGTTTGATGCGGGACTTTTCTCCGCTCGCGGTGCAGGTCACGGTGCATAAGCCCGAGGCACCGATCCCGGTGCCGTTTGGCGATGTGGCTGTGACGATGAGCCGTAGCCGTTCATAA
- the folK gene encoding 2-amino-4-hydroxy-6-hydroxymethyldihydropteridine diphosphokinase translates to MSQGSEPYEADGGPLPEVLTREPGFPVVAVIALGANLGDVVETLALARAEIAALDGVTVTGESPMVLTDPVGGPEGQPEYLNQVIEVSTTLAPATLLEQLQRIEAEHGRTREVRWGARTLDLDIITFGSVVSDHPVLTLPHPRALERGFVVIPWSWMDPGAFVGSESVFRVARELEPLGGVRPYMDPAHRLPDSRDDREATATAPSNGGASAS, encoded by the coding sequence ATGTCGCAGGGTTCTGAACCGTATGAAGCAGACGGTGGCCCGCTCCCGGAGGTTTTGACGCGCGAGCCGGGTTTCCCGGTGGTTGCGGTGATCGCGTTGGGCGCTAATTTGGGTGACGTTGTTGAGACGTTGGCGTTGGCGCGCGCTGAGATCGCGGCGTTGGATGGGGTCACAGTCACGGGTGAGTCGCCGATGGTGTTGACGGATCCGGTGGGCGGCCCCGAGGGACAGCCGGAATACCTGAACCAGGTGATCGAGGTTTCAACAACGCTGGCGCCGGCGACGTTGCTGGAACAGTTGCAACGTATTGAGGCTGAGCACGGCCGTACTCGTGAGGTGCGGTGGGGTGCCCGGACCTTGGATTTGGACATCATCACGTTCGGCTCTGTTGTGAGCGATCACCCGGTCTTGACCCTGCCGCATCCGCGCGCGCTGGAGCGCGGGTTTGTGGTGATCCCGTGGTCGTGGATGGACCCGGGCGCGTTTGTGGGTTCGGAGTCCGTGTTCCGTGTTGCGCGTGAACTTGAGCCTTTAGGCGGGGTGCGCCCGTACATGGATCCCGCGCATCGGCTACCGGACTCGCGCGATGACCGTGAGGCCACCGCAACCGCTCCGAGCAATGGTGGGGCGTCCGCATCGTGA
- a CDS encoding DUF3180 family protein, with protein sequence MIKLRVVPMLGGWLVFAALGLLTSTLLAVVSADLWAMGRASSVALVAVAVVALVLGLWVFLSRTRRTDRRIDPLAAVRVVVFAQASALVGLAASGFHAGVVIDVVVNGVVGSPIFFRALFAAAAGLIVAAVGLVVQRLCTVDSDDDDDAAPTEGAADAAQ encoded by the coding sequence GTGATTAAACTACGCGTTGTGCCGATGCTGGGTGGATGGCTTGTGTTCGCGGCCCTCGGGTTGTTGACCTCGACGCTGCTTGCCGTTGTGAGCGCGGACCTGTGGGCTATGGGGCGGGCGTCCTCGGTCGCGTTGGTTGCGGTGGCTGTTGTCGCGTTAGTTCTGGGTTTGTGGGTGTTTTTATCGCGCACGCGGCGCACTGATCGCCGGATTGACCCGTTGGCGGCGGTGCGTGTTGTGGTGTTTGCGCAAGCCTCGGCGTTGGTGGGGTTGGCGGCATCGGGTTTCCACGCCGGCGTTGTGATCGATGTAGTGGTGAATGGTGTTGTGGGGTCACCGATTTTCTTCCGCGCGCTCTTTGCGGCGGCGGCCGGTCTGATCGTGGCAGCGGTGGGGCTGGTAGTGCAGCGGTTATGCACCGTGGACTCAGACGATGACGACGATGCCGCCCCGACGGAAGGAGCCGCAGATGCAGCACAATAA
- a CDS encoding PH domain-containing protein: protein MQHNNDAAQGGSPAQTGWVADHEWIPVDPRLAQIQHLSNIFTVLCLGAAGCAPWILKRLGVFDASTWLVWAGWIVAGYTLVSGVVQAFLIGPRVRSMGWMLRENDFTYRVGIVFRRVVVVPYGRLQYVDLKSGPLMRGFGLCQVSFKTAAAEGSPDIPGLTQADGERLRDELAARGEQKLAGI, encoded by the coding sequence ATGCAGCACAATAACGATGCGGCGCAGGGTGGCTCGCCGGCGCAGACTGGGTGGGTTGCGGATCACGAGTGGATTCCGGTGGATCCGCGGTTGGCGCAGATTCAGCATCTTTCGAATATTTTCACGGTTCTGTGTCTGGGGGCGGCGGGGTGTGCGCCGTGGATCTTGAAGCGCCTGGGTGTGTTCGATGCCTCGACGTGGCTCGTGTGGGCGGGCTGGATCGTGGCTGGCTACACGCTGGTGAGCGGGGTTGTTCAAGCGTTCCTGATCGGGCCGCGCGTACGCAGCATGGGGTGGATGCTGCGGGAGAACGATTTCACGTACCGGGTGGGGATCGTGTTCCGCCGGGTTGTGGTGGTGCCGTATGGCCGGCTTCAATATGTTGATCTGAAGTCGGGGCCTCTGATGCGCGGGTTCGGTTTGTGCCAGGTCTCCTTCAAGACGGCCGCAGCAGAAGGCTCGCCGGACATCCCTGGCCTGACTCAAGCTGATGGCGAGCGTCTACGTGATGAGCTCGCGGCGCGGGGTGAGCAGAAGCTCGCCGGGATTTAG